Proteins encoded together in one Bacteroides ovatus window:
- a CDS encoding alpha/beta hydrolase — MKKLIIVFVLLLSALSCFSQIEFSTCLFDASRNRVIPLAVYQPHKVNSKTKVIIFSHGYDGNKNNKSNQTYAYLTRFLSQKGFYVISIQHELADDPLLAMEGNFMETRMPNWERGVANILFTIQEFKKLKPQLNWNDFILIGHSNGGDMTMLFATRYPQLINKAISMDHRRMIMPRTRNPRLYTLRGCDYDADSGVLPTEKEQEQFRMKVVKLDGITHSNMGENGTEEQHNLINQYIYGFLTRR, encoded by the coding sequence ATGAAGAAACTAATTATTGTATTTGTTCTTTTATTATCAGCACTCTCTTGTTTCTCACAAATAGAGTTTTCGACTTGCCTTTTTGATGCTTCAAGAAACAGAGTGATACCGCTAGCCGTCTATCAGCCGCACAAAGTGAATTCGAAAACAAAAGTCATTATATTTAGCCACGGCTACGATGGAAATAAAAATAATAAGTCCAATCAGACTTATGCCTATCTAACACGATTCCTTTCCCAGAAAGGCTTTTACGTAATAAGCATACAACATGAATTGGCAGATGATCCTCTTTTGGCCATGGAAGGTAATTTCATGGAAACACGCATGCCAAATTGGGAAAGGGGAGTGGCAAATATTCTTTTTACTATTCAGGAATTTAAGAAATTGAAGCCACAATTAAATTGGAATGACTTTATATTGATAGGACATTCCAATGGCGGAGATATGACCATGTTATTTGCTACCCGATATCCGCAGTTGATAAATAAAGCCATATCTATGGATCATCGCAGAATGATAATGCCTAGAACACGGAATCCTCGACTTTATACGTTAAGAGGATGCGATTATGATGCGGATTCAGGAGTATTACCCACTGAAAAGGAGCAGGAACAATTCCGGATGAAGGTTGTGAAATTGGACGGAATAACGCATAGTAATATGGGGGAGAATGGAACGGAAGAACAACACAACCTTATCAATCAGTATATCTATGGATTTCTTACACGGAGATAA
- a CDS encoding O-acetylhomoserine aminocarboxypropyltransferase/cysteine synthase family protein — MATKNLHFETLQVHVGQEQADPATDARAVPIYQTTSYVFHNSAHAAARFGLQDPGNIYGRLTNSTQGVFEQRVAALEGGVAGLAVASGAAAITYAFENITRAGDHIVAAKTIYGGSYNLLAHTLPSYGITTTFVDPSDLSNFEKAIQENTKAVFIETLGNPNSNIIDIEAVAEIAHRHKIPLIIDNTFGTPYLIRPIEHGADIVVHSATKFIGGHGSSLGGVIVDSGKFDWVASGKFPQLTEPDPCYHGVRFVDAAGPAAYAIRIRAILLRDTGATISPFNAFILLQGLETLSLRVERHVENALKVVNFLNNHPKVKKVNHPSLSNHPDHALYQRYFPNGAGSIFTFEVKGGQEEAHRFIDSLEIFSLLANVADVKSLVIHPASTTHSQLNAQELAEQEIYPGTVRLSIGTEHIDDLIADLDQALAKI, encoded by the coding sequence ATGGCAACAAAGAATTTACATTTCGAGACTTTACAAGTTCATGTAGGACAAGAACAAGCAGATCCGGCAACAGATGCCCGTGCAGTACCTATTTATCAGACTACTTCTTATGTATTTCACAACTCCGCTCACGCAGCCGCACGTTTCGGCCTGCAGGACCCGGGAAACATCTACGGTCGTCTGACCAACTCCACTCAAGGAGTTTTTGAACAACGCGTAGCCGCTCTTGAAGGAGGAGTAGCAGGGCTGGCAGTTGCTTCGGGTGCCGCTGCTATCACTTATGCTTTCGAGAACATCACTCGTGCAGGCGACCATATTGTGGCAGCCAAAACTATTTATGGAGGAAGCTATAACTTACTGGCTCATACCTTACCCAGTTATGGCATCACAACAACATTCGTTGATCCAAGTGATTTATCGAACTTTGAAAAAGCCATTCAGGAAAATACGAAAGCCGTATTTATCGAGACATTGGGAAATCCGAACTCAAATATCATTGATATAGAGGCAGTAGCTGAAATAGCCCACCGCCACAAAATACCTTTGATTATTGACAACACATTTGGTACCCCGTATTTAATCCGCCCTATCGAACACGGAGCAGATATCGTAGTACATTCCGCAACAAAATTCATTGGCGGACACGGTTCGTCATTAGGAGGAGTCATTGTAGATTCGGGCAAATTCGACTGGGTAGCTTCCGGCAAATTTCCACAACTAACCGAACCTGATCCATGCTATCATGGCGTACGCTTCGTTGATGCAGCCGGTCCGGCTGCCTATGCCATCCGTATCCGGGCTATTCTGCTGCGCGACACAGGTGCCACCATCAGTCCATTCAACGCTTTTATCCTGTTGCAAGGCTTGGAAACTCTTTCCTTGCGCGTAGAACGCCATGTAGAAAATGCATTGAAGGTAGTGAATTTCTTAAACAATCATCCGAAAGTGAAGAAAGTGAACCATCCGTCATTATCCAATCATCCTGACCATGCACTGTATCAACGTTACTTCCCGAATGGTGCCGGTTCCATTTTTACTTTCGAGGTAAAAGGCGGACAAGAGGAAGCACACCGCTTCATCGACAGCCTGGAGATTTTCTCCCTGCTTGCCAATGTTGCCGATGTGAAATCATTGGTGATCCACCCGGCAAGCACTACCCATTCACAGCTCAATGCACAGGAACTCGCCGAACAGGAGATTTATCCGGGCACCGTACGTTTATCAATTGGAACGGAACATATTGATGACCTGATTGCGGATTTGGATCAGGCGCTTGCCAAAATCTAA
- a CDS encoding GNAT family N-acetyltransferase, with product MDFFNQTGKLAIGSRLRMLTDKITVDAAAIYKMFGVDLKPKWFPVFFVLSRGEAKTITSIAKEIGHSHPSVSNIIKEMVAKGLVKETKDKSDGRRNMVMLSAKGKRMSDSFSEQCIDVTAAIEQITQQTRNDLWEAIEEWENLLLDKSLLERVKEAKKERESKDIKIVPYEPCYQSAFRTLNEEWITAYFRMEEADYKALDHPKEYILDKGGAILVALYKDEPVGVCALCKMDHPLYDYELAKLAVSPKVQGKGIGVLLCEAVVNKAKELGGKRIFIESNTRLKPAIHIYHKLGFKELPEYHTTYERGDIQMELMIEE from the coding sequence ATGGACTTTTTTAATCAGACAGGCAAATTAGCCATCGGTAGCAGATTACGCATGTTGACCGATAAAATAACAGTAGATGCAGCCGCCATCTATAAAATGTTTGGAGTAGACCTCAAACCGAAATGGTTTCCTGTATTTTTTGTATTATCACGTGGGGAGGCAAAAACCATTACGTCCATAGCCAAAGAGATTGGTCATTCTCATCCTTCCGTGAGTAATATTATTAAAGAAATGGTAGCTAAAGGATTAGTGAAGGAGACAAAGGACAAATCCGACGGGAGAAGAAACATGGTCATGTTATCTGCCAAAGGAAAAAGAATGTCCGACTCTTTTTCGGAACAGTGTATAGATGTTACGGCAGCTATTGAGCAAATCACGCAGCAAACCCGGAATGACCTTTGGGAGGCTATCGAAGAATGGGAGAATCTTTTGTTGGATAAATCCCTGTTGGAGCGGGTGAAGGAAGCGAAAAAGGAACGAGAGAGTAAGGACATCAAAATAGTTCCTTATGAACCTTGCTATCAATCTGCCTTCCGGACCCTTAACGAAGAGTGGATAACTGCTTATTTTCGGATGGAAGAGGCCGATTACAAGGCTTTGGATCATCCAAAGGAATATATTCTGGATAAGGGAGGAGCTATTTTGGTGGCTCTTTATAAAGATGAGCCGGTCGGTGTATGTGCTTTGTGTAAGATGGATCATCCGCTTTATGATTATGAGTTGGCCAAACTGGCTGTCAGCCCTAAGGTTCAGGGCAAAGGTATTGGAGTACTGCTTTGCGAAGCAGTTGTAAATAAAGCGAAGGAGCTTGGTGGTAAAAGAATCTTTATAGAGAGCAATACGCGTCTGAAACCGGCTATCCATATTTATCATAAGTTGGGCTTCAAGGAACTTCCCGAATATCACACGACTTATGAAAGAGGAGACATACAGATGGAATTAATGATTGAAGAGTGA
- a CDS encoding MATE family efflux transporter: MINKYEERLGTERMLPLVFKMALPAVAAQFVNLLYSMVDRIYIGHIPGIGTDALAGVGVTTSLVILISSFSAIVGGGGAPLAAIALGQGDRSRAGKILGNGFILLILFTLFTSLIAYTFMEPILLFTGASENTLEYAVNYLSIYLLGTIFVEISTGLNSFINAQGRPAIAMYSVLIGALLNIVLDPIFIFWLDMGVKGAALATVLSQACSAVWVLTFLFSRHASLPLEKRYMALNREIILSIFALGVSPFIMASTESLVGFVLNSSLKDFGDIYVSALTILQSAMQFASVPLTGFAQGFVPIVSYNYGHGDKQRVKDCFRVALITMFSFNLLLMLFMILFPSTVASAFTSDERLIETVRWAMPVFLGGMTIFGLQRACQNMFVALGQAKISIFIALLRKAILLIPLALILPHFMGVAGVYAAEAISDATAAICCTLLFFWQFPKILGKIQRSTLHIS, encoded by the coding sequence ATGATAAATAAATATGAAGAACGACTGGGGACAGAGCGCATGTTACCGCTTGTTTTTAAGATGGCACTTCCGGCTGTGGCAGCGCAATTTGTTAATTTGCTTTATAGCATGGTCGACCGTATTTATATTGGTCATATCCCTGGGATTGGTACGGATGCATTGGCGGGTGTAGGAGTAACGACTTCTCTTGTTATACTGATTTCTTCTTTTTCAGCGATAGTAGGAGGTGGCGGTGCGCCGTTAGCGGCTATCGCACTCGGACAGGGGGATCGTTCACGTGCCGGAAAAATTCTGGGTAATGGTTTTATCCTGCTGATACTATTCACCTTGTTTACTTCTCTCATCGCATATACCTTTATGGAGCCGATTCTACTCTTTACAGGAGCTTCAGAAAATACATTGGAGTATGCAGTCAACTATCTTTCTATCTATTTATTAGGAACTATCTTCGTAGAAATATCCACAGGATTAAATTCTTTTATCAATGCACAAGGGCGTCCTGCTATCGCCATGTACTCGGTATTAATAGGAGCACTGTTGAATATCGTCCTCGACCCGATTTTCATTTTTTGGCTCGATATGGGAGTAAAAGGTGCAGCTCTGGCTACAGTGCTTTCACAGGCATGTAGTGCAGTGTGGGTTTTAACTTTCCTTTTCTCCCGGCACGCCTCTCTCCCTTTAGAAAAACGTTATATGGCGTTGAACCGGGAAATAATACTTTCTATATTTGCTTTGGGCGTATCACCGTTTATTATGGCAAGTACCGAAAGCCTGGTCGGCTTTGTTCTGAACAGCAGCCTGAAAGATTTTGGAGATATTTATGTCAGCGCATTGACCATCTTGCAAAGTGCGATGCAATTTGCAAGTGTCCCATTAACAGGATTTGCGCAAGGGTTCGTTCCTATTGTGAGTTATAATTATGGGCACGGCGACAAACAACGTGTCAAAGACTGTTTCCGTGTCGCATTGATAACCATGTTCTCATTCAACTTACTGCTGATGTTGTTTATGATTCTTTTCCCCTCAACAGTAGCTTCCGCCTTTACGAGTGATGAAAGATTGATAGAAACAGTCCGCTGGGCAATGCCTGTTTTCTTGGGTGGTATGACTATTTTCGGATTGCAACGAGCCTGCCAAAATATGTTTGTAGCCTTGGGACAAGCAAAAATTTCTATTTTCATAGCCTTGTTGCGCAAAGCAATCCTATTGATCCCATTGGCATTAATATTGCCACATTTTATGGGAGTAGCCGGTGTATATGCGGCTGAAGCAATATCCGATGCGACAGCAGCAATTTGTTGTACTTTGTTGTTCTTCTGGCAGTTCCCCAAAATATTGGGAAAAATCCAAAGGAGCACTTTGCACATAAGCTAA
- a CDS encoding CatB-related O-acetyltransferase translates to MNSKTYPRTNDFQTVYLNTVIKNPAIMVGDYTIYNDFVNDPVLFEKNNVLYHYPINKDRLIIGKFCSIACGAKFLFNSANHTLGSLSNYTFPIFFEEWNLDKGDVTSAWDNKGDIVIGNDVWIGYEAVIMAGVHIGDGAVIASRAVVTKDVPPYTIVGGTPAKEIRKRFDENTIVQLQKLQWWDWSIEKISECIPYIIGGKIEKLKKINITS, encoded by the coding sequence ATGAATTCAAAAACATATCCTCGCACCAATGATTTCCAGACTGTTTATCTGAATACAGTGATTAAGAATCCTGCCATTATGGTAGGTGATTATACAATATACAATGACTTTGTAAATGATCCTGTTCTTTTTGAGAAGAACAATGTATTATATCATTATCCGATTAATAAAGACCGATTGATAATTGGCAAATTCTGTTCCATTGCTTGTGGAGCCAAATTTCTTTTTAACAGCGCAAACCACACATTGGGTTCTTTATCCAATTATACGTTTCCTATCTTTTTTGAGGAATGGAATTTAGATAAAGGAGATGTAACTTCTGCTTGGGATAATAAAGGGGATATAGTAATAGGTAATGATGTCTGGATTGGATATGAAGCTGTTATCATGGCAGGAGTTCATATCGGAGATGGAGCGGTTATTGCGTCGCGGGCAGTGGTTACTAAAGATGTTCCTCCTTATACGATAGTAGGTGGGACACCAGCTAAAGAAATTCGGAAGCGTTTTGATGAGAATACGATTGTTCAATTGCAGAAATTGCAATGGTGGGATTGGAGTATTGAGAAGATATCCGAATGTATACCTTATATTATAGGTGGAAAGATTGAAAAACTGAAAAAGATAAATATCACATCATAG
- a CDS encoding mechanosensitive ion channel family protein, which produces MLLLLQATQAADSVQVAADELMKEAIANADGLDKLSLITQQLIDFGIRAGERILIAVLVFVVGRFLISLLNKFIRRLMDKRKVDVSIKTFVRSLVNILLTILLIISVVGALGVETTSFAALLASAGVAVGMALSGNLQNFAGGLVILLFKPYKVGDWIETQQGSAGTVKEIQIFHTILTTGDNKLIYIPNGSLSSGVVINYSHQETRRVEWIIGIDYGEDYNKVQQIVRDILAEDKRILNEPAPFIALHALDASSVNVVVRVWVNSGDYWGVYFDTNKAIYETFNEKGINFPFPQLTVHQGN; this is translated from the coding sequence ATGCTACTATTATTGCAAGCAACACAAGCTGCGGACTCTGTGCAAGTGGCTGCAGACGAATTAATGAAAGAGGCGATTGCCAATGCTGACGGATTGGATAAGCTTTCGCTGATTACTCAACAATTGATAGACTTCGGTATTCGTGCCGGAGAACGTATATTGATTGCGGTCCTTGTCTTTGTCGTCGGACGTTTCCTCATCTCGCTGCTCAACAAATTCATCAGGCGTCTGATGGATAAACGAAAAGTAGATGTAAGTATCAAAACTTTCGTTAGAAGTCTGGTCAATATTCTGTTGACAATCCTGTTAATCATTTCTGTTGTCGGTGCCTTGGGAGTTGAGACAACTTCATTTGCGGCTTTATTGGCTTCCGCCGGTGTCGCTGTCGGTATGGCTTTATCCGGTAATCTGCAAAACTTTGCCGGTGGACTGGTTATTCTTTTGTTCAAACCTTATAAAGTTGGCGATTGGATAGAAACACAGCAGGGATCAGCCGGTACAGTAAAAGAAATTCAGATATTCCATACCATCCTTACTACTGGGGATAATAAACTGATTTATATACCGAATGGTTCATTAAGTAGTGGAGTAGTGATTAATTACAGTCACCAGGAAACCCGCCGTGTAGAATGGATTATTGGTATAGATTATGGGGAAGATTACAATAAGGTTCAGCAGATAGTTCGTGATATTCTGGCTGAAGATAAACGTATCTTGAATGAACCTGCTCCGTTTATAGCTCTTCATGCGCTAGATGCCAGCAGTGTGAATGTGGTGGTACGTGTATGGGTAAATAGCGGAGATTATTGGGGTGTTTATTTCGATACCAATAAAGCTATTTACGAAACCTTCAATGAAAAAGGTATCAACTTCCCTTTCCCACAGCTTACTGTGCATCAGGGAAATTGA
- a CDS encoding PLP-dependent aminotransferase family protein: MKLNFAKRMSYIKASEIREILKVTEQEDVISFAGGLPAPELFPIDEINEINQIVLKEAGTKALQYTTTEGYAPLREWIANRMNERLGTAFDKDNILITHGSQQGLDLSGKVFLDQGDIVLCESPTYLAAISAFKAYGCSFIEIPTDEDGMMMDVLEEILSNTPHIKLIYAIPTFQNPTGKTWSLERRRKLAELSAKYGVAVIEDNPYGELRFEGESLPSIKSFDEAGNILCTGSFSKIFCPGFRIGWIAGDKEIIRKYVLVKQGTDLQCNTIAQMTIAEYLKRYDIDKHIAKIVEVYRKRRNVAIESIERYFPDTIKFTRPEGGLFTWIELPEGISARDVLVRSLEKKIAFVPGGSFYPNGNKENTLRINYSNMPEDKIEKGLKTLGEVVKEYISQSK, translated from the coding sequence ATGAAGTTGAATTTTGCTAAAAGAATGTCTTATATAAAGGCTTCGGAAATAAGAGAGATATTAAAAGTCACCGAACAGGAAGATGTGATTTCGTTTGCAGGTGGTCTGCCTGCTCCAGAACTTTTTCCGATAGATGAAATCAATGAGATCAATCAGATCGTATTGAAAGAGGCAGGTACGAAAGCGCTCCAATATACTACAACAGAAGGTTATGCTCCTTTGCGCGAATGGATTGCCAACCGGATGAACGAACGTTTGGGCACGGCTTTCGATAAAGATAATATTCTGATTACCCACGGCTCACAACAGGGATTGGACTTATCCGGAAAAGTTTTTCTGGACCAGGGAGATATCGTACTTTGCGAAAGCCCAACATATTTGGCTGCAATCAGCGCGTTCAAAGCGTATGGATGTAGCTTTATTGAAATTCCCACGGATGAGGACGGTATGATGATGGATGTTTTGGAAGAAATTTTGAGCAATACTCCTCATATAAAGCTGATATATGCAATACCTACTTTTCAGAATCCTACCGGAAAGACGTGGAGCCTGGAAAGACGCAGGAAACTGGCTGAATTATCCGCAAAGTATGGTGTTGCAGTTATTGAAGACAATCCGTACGGCGAGTTAAGGTTTGAAGGAGAGTCTTTGCCATCTATAAAGTCTTTTGATGAGGCTGGAAATATCCTGTGTACAGGTAGTTTCTCTAAAATATTCTGTCCCGGTTTCCGGATTGGCTGGATTGCGGGGGATAAAGAGATTATCCGCAAATACGTATTGGTCAAGCAAGGTACGGATTTACAATGCAACACGATTGCCCAAATGACCATCGCCGAATACCTGAAGCGCTATGATATTGATAAACATATTGCCAAAATAGTAGAAGTATACAGAAAACGCAGAAATGTGGCGATTGAAAGTATAGAACGTTATTTCCCTGATACTATAAAGTTTACTCGTCCCGAAGGCGGATTATTTACATGGATAGAACTTCCCGAAGGGATTTCGGCACGTGATGTTTTAGTCAGAAGCCTGGAGAAAAAGATTGCTTTTGTTCCGGGAGGCTCCTTTTATCCGAACGGAAACAAGGAAAATACGCTTCGGATCAACTACTCTAATATGCCCGAAGACAAAATAGAGAAAGGACTTAAAACCCTCGGCGAAGTGGTAAAGGAGTATATCAGTCAATCAAAATGA
- a CDS encoding GyrI-like domain-containing protein codes for MGKISEIMLLKQPKQSALAVEVQTDLKGMSEAIGKNFVKIDSLFKEQGEVTTDIPYAEYPNFESVTEQNIRMIIGLKSTRELQGEGDIRSITIPEKKIVSCLHRGTYKELAALYNEMMEWIKNNGYKPSGTSIEYYYSNPNVPEEEQVTRIEMPLL; via the coding sequence ATGGGAAAAATTTCAGAAATCATGCTATTGAAGCAACCGAAACAATCCGCTTTGGCTGTTGAAGTACAAACAGATTTGAAGGGAATGTCGGAAGCTATCGGAAAGAACTTTGTAAAAATAGACTCTTTATTCAAGGAACAAGGCGAGGTCACTACCGACATCCCCTACGCTGAATATCCTAATTTCGAAAGCGTGACAGAACAAAATATCAGAATGATTATTGGTCTAAAGTCAACCAGAGAGTTACAAGGTGAAGGGGATATACGGTCTATAACGATACCAGAAAAAAAAATAGTTTCCTGCCTACATAGAGGAACTTACAAGGAACTGGCTGCCCTGTACAACGAGATGATGGAATGGATAAAAAACAACGGTTACAAACCTTCGGGAACATCCATCGAATATTATTACAGCAATCCCAACGTACCCGAAGAAGAACAGGTGACGAGAATAGAAATGCCACTATTATAA
- a CDS encoding PLP-dependent aminotransferase family protein, with protein sequence MKREILYQKIAGTIAWQIKTGIWKAGEKLPSLRTISNEYGVSLNTAIQVYYELEKEGFIISRPKSGYIVNYKPLNLSAPATTQPSAQSPGKEETDLIMEVYHSIEDSSITRFSLGIPEDVLLPIAKLNKELAKAMYSLPGNGTRYEDPQGNIRLRNYIARFAYSWNGNLTEDDIVTTTGVTNSISLALSVIAQRGDTIAVESPVYFGILQLANSMELHVLELPTNPVTGIEPDALRKVLPQINLCLLISNFSNPLGSCMPDEHKKEIVQMLAEHNIPLIEDDLYGDVFFGHSRPKPCKAFDEKGLVLWCGSVSKTLAPGYRVGWIAPGKFKDAIIRQKHIHLISTPTLNQEAIANFMENGRYENHLRKLRHELHSNSLHLAQAITDYFPEDTKIITPQGGFMLWVELNKKIDTTELYYKAMQHKISIAPGRMFTLHDQYRNCMRLSFGQQWSAFIEERLQVLGNIIKESF encoded by the coding sequence ATGAAAAGAGAAATCCTATATCAAAAGATAGCCGGCACTATCGCCTGGCAAATAAAAACAGGTATATGGAAAGCAGGCGAGAAATTACCTTCTTTACGTACTATCAGCAATGAATATGGCGTAAGTTTAAACACAGCCATTCAAGTATATTATGAATTGGAAAAGGAAGGATTCATCATTTCCCGCCCCAAATCAGGGTACATTGTCAATTATAAGCCACTAAATTTGTCTGCGCCGGCAACAACACAGCCTTCCGCCCAATCTCCGGGAAAGGAAGAAACAGACTTAATCATGGAAGTATATCATTCCATCGAAGATTCGTCTATCACCCGTTTTTCGCTGGGAATACCGGAAGATGTTTTATTGCCTATTGCCAAACTCAATAAAGAACTGGCCAAGGCCATGTATTCACTTCCGGGAAACGGCACCAGGTATGAAGACCCTCAAGGAAACATTCGTTTGAGAAACTATATTGCCCGTTTTGCGTATAGCTGGAATGGAAATCTGACCGAAGATGATATTGTTACTACCACAGGAGTAACCAATTCCATCTCTTTAGCATTATCTGTTATTGCTCAAAGAGGAGACACGATAGCTGTTGAAAGTCCTGTTTATTTCGGGATATTACAGTTGGCCAACAGTATGGAGCTTCATGTGCTGGAACTGCCGACCAATCCTGTAACAGGCATCGAACCCGATGCTTTAAGAAAAGTATTGCCGCAGATCAATCTATGCCTGCTTATCAGTAATTTCAGTAATCCGCTTGGGAGTTGCATGCCCGATGAACATAAGAAAGAGATAGTACAGATGTTGGCGGAACACAATATTCCTCTGATTGAAGATGATTTATACGGCGATGTATTCTTCGGACATTCACGCCCTAAGCCATGCAAAGCTTTCGATGAAAAGGGACTTGTGTTATGGTGTGGTTCTGTATCAAAGACGTTAGCTCCCGGTTACCGGGTAGGCTGGATTGCCCCCGGTAAGTTTAAGGATGCTATTATTCGTCAGAAACATATTCATTTAATATCCACTCCTACCCTCAACCAAGAAGCCATTGCCAACTTCATGGAGAACGGCAGGTATGAGAATCATTTACGCAAGTTGCGCCATGAGCTACATTCCAATAGTCTTCATTTGGCACAAGCTATTACCGACTATTTTCCCGAAGACACTAAAATCATCACTCCACAAGGAGGTTTTATGCTTTGGGTGGAACTGAATAAAAAGATTGATACCACGGAGCTATATTACAAAGCGATGCAACATAAGATCAGCATTGCTCCCGGACGCATGTTTACTCTGCACGACCAGTACAGAAACTGTATGCGCTTGAGTTTCGGTCAGCAATGGAGTGCTTTCATTGAAGAACGCTTGCAGGTTTTGGGAAACATTATCAAAGAATCATTTTGA
- a CDS encoding Lrp/AsnC family transcriptional regulator: MDTFDKLDRVDLQILRTLQENARLTTKELAARVSLSSTPVFERLKRLESGGYIKKYIAVLDAEKLNQGFVVFCSVKLRRLNRDIAAEFTRIIQDIPEVTECYNISGSYDYLLKIHAPNMKYYQEFILNVLGTIDSLGSLESTFVMAEVKHQYGIHI, encoded by the coding sequence ATGGATACTTTTGATAAACTGGATAGAGTCGATTTGCAAATACTCCGTACTTTGCAAGAAAACGCCCGATTGACGACAAAAGAGTTGGCTGCACGGGTGAGCCTTTCTTCAACTCCTGTTTTTGAACGTCTTAAACGGTTGGAGAGTGGAGGATATATAAAGAAGTATATTGCCGTATTGGATGCGGAAAAGCTGAATCAGGGATTTGTCGTATTCTGCAGTGTGAAGCTTAGACGTCTGAACAGGGATATAGCAGCCGAGTTTACACGGATTATACAGGATATTCCTGAAGTAACCGAATGTTATAACATATCAGGAAGTTATGATTACCTGTTGAAGATTCATGCTCCCAATATGAAATACTATCAGGAGTTTATTTTGAATGTGTTGGGGACGATTGATAGCTTAGGATCACTGGAAAGCACGTTTGTAATGGCTGAAGTGAAGCATCAATATGGGATACATATTTAG